In Niallia sp. FSL W8-0635, one genomic interval encodes:
- a CDS encoding NAD(P)-dependent malic enzyme: MSLREEALHMHQAKQGKLEIHAKVEVNNAQDLSLAYSPGVAEPCKEIFENPEAVYDFTMKGNMVGLVTNGTSVLGLGNIGAAASLPVMEGKAILLKSFAGVDAFPIALNSTDEDKIVETVKLMAPTFGAIHLEDIAAPHCFEIEERLKQELDIPVFHDDQHGTAIVTLAGLVNALKLVKKEMKDLKIVINGAGASGIAIAKLLFSSGVVNMILCDTKGAIYSGRPVGMNPAKESVATFTNGENEKGSLRNAIKGADVFIGVSVAGTLTKEMVQTMNKDAIIFALANPVPEISPSEAKEAGARIVGTGRSDFPNQVNNVLAFPGVFRGALDVRARIINEAMKKAAAEAIAGLIAESELSEDYVIPSPFDPRVAPAVAAAVARTAIETNVARIQVDPEQVRIKTMKLTTIRNK; the protein is encoded by the coding sequence ATGTCTTTACGAGAAGAAGCTTTACATATGCATCAGGCCAAACAAGGGAAATTGGAAATCCATGCAAAGGTTGAAGTAAATAATGCTCAGGATTTAAGTTTAGCTTATTCTCCAGGCGTGGCAGAACCATGTAAAGAAATTTTTGAAAATCCGGAAGCTGTATATGATTTTACGATGAAAGGCAATATGGTGGGCCTTGTAACAAATGGTACCTCTGTACTTGGTTTAGGGAATATTGGAGCAGCGGCATCTCTTCCAGTTATGGAGGGAAAAGCCATTTTGTTAAAAAGCTTTGCTGGAGTGGATGCATTTCCGATTGCTTTAAATTCAACAGATGAAGATAAGATAGTGGAGACCGTGAAATTGATGGCTCCTACCTTTGGTGCAATCCATTTGGAAGACATTGCTGCACCTCATTGTTTTGAGATAGAAGAGCGTTTAAAGCAAGAATTAGATATTCCTGTTTTTCATGATGATCAGCACGGTACTGCAATTGTAACTTTAGCTGGACTTGTCAACGCGCTTAAACTTGTAAAAAAAGAAATGAAGGATTTAAAAATTGTTATAAATGGGGCTGGCGCTTCAGGGATAGCCATCGCAAAACTTCTCTTTTCTTCCGGTGTAGTCAATATGATTTTGTGTGATACAAAAGGAGCGATTTATAGTGGGAGACCAGTTGGCATGAACCCTGCAAAAGAATCTGTGGCAACATTCACAAATGGAGAAAATGAAAAAGGTTCACTGCGTAATGCTATTAAAGGAGCGGACGTATTTATTGGAGTTTCTGTCGCAGGTACCTTAACAAAAGAGATGGTCCAAACGATGAATAAGGATGCGATTATTTTTGCGTTGGCAAATCCGGTACCAGAAATAAGTCCTTCTGAAGCGAAAGAAGCAGGTGCAAGGATAGTCGGAACAGGAAGATCTGATTTTCCGAACCAAGTAAACAATGTATTGGCTTTCCCAGGCGTTTTTCGTGGGGCTCTAGATGTTCGAGCAAGGATTATAAATGAGGCAATGAAGAAAGCAGCGGCAGAAGCAATCGCGGGTTTAATTGCGGAATCAGAGCTGAGTGAAGATTATGTCATTCCAAGTCCATTTGATCCAAGAGTAGCTCCAGCCGTGGCTGCCGCCGTTGCGAGAACCGCGATAGAAACAAATGTAGCAAGAATTCAGGTCGATCCAGAACAGGTAAGAATCAAAACAATGAAACTGACAACGATAAGAAATAAATAG
- a CDS encoding Zn-dependent hydrolase, which translates to MKTSIEIDTKEVGKWVEWLATFGATKNGGVTRLLYDENWRLAQHSLLQKMNEMGLSSYFDGVGNLFGRLEGTLQEEKKILTGSHIDTVIDGGKYDGAYGIIASLVAVHYLNQHYGAPKKTIEVVSLCEEEGSRFPLAFWGSGSITGKYTKEDCKGLYDTRKNSFSHAMSSVGLQADSKPVKREDIDSFIEIHIEQGAVLEKEHKSIGIVSHIVGQRRFTVKVTGESNHAGTTPMPYRKDSILLAAECITYVINQVTEIDPQLVATVGKIEALPNVPNVIAKEVTFTLDVRHHQEEVLDYFCEKVFSYFKQKSIETGMDVEWEQWMDVQAVAMDDKLTKLAYRIVEEMDIPNRKMISGAGHDAQVFGTYCPTALLFVPSVGGISHSPKEHTDLEDLKRGILVLIELLHRLAY; encoded by the coding sequence ATGAAGACTTCTATTGAAATAGATACAAAAGAGGTGGGCAAGTGGGTGGAATGGCTGGCTACATTTGGGGCTACCAAAAATGGAGGGGTTACAAGACTTCTTTATGATGAAAATTGGCGGTTAGCACAGCATTCTCTTTTACAAAAAATGAATGAAATGGGTTTAAGCTCGTATTTTGATGGGGTTGGTAATCTGTTTGGTCGGCTGGAAGGAACGCTGCAGGAAGAGAAAAAAATTTTAACAGGTTCCCATATTGATACAGTGATAGATGGAGGAAAATATGATGGTGCATATGGAATAATAGCAAGCCTTGTCGCTGTCCATTATTTAAATCAGCATTATGGAGCTCCTAAAAAAACGATAGAAGTTGTATCGTTATGTGAAGAAGAAGGGAGTAGATTTCCTTTGGCTTTCTGGGGGTCAGGATCGATAACAGGAAAATATACCAAGGAAGATTGCAAAGGATTATATGATACGCGAAAAAATTCCTTTTCTCACGCAATGTCCTCTGTGGGATTACAAGCAGATAGCAAACCAGTGAAAAGAGAAGATATAGATAGTTTTATAGAAATACATATAGAACAAGGGGCGGTATTAGAGAAAGAGCATAAGTCTATTGGAATCGTATCTCATATTGTTGGGCAAAGAAGGTTTACTGTCAAAGTAACGGGAGAGAGTAACCATGCAGGTACGACCCCAATGCCTTATCGAAAAGATAGTATTCTCTTAGCTGCGGAATGCATTACCTATGTAATCAACCAAGTTACAGAAATTGATCCGCAGTTAGTTGCGACGGTTGGGAAAATAGAAGCCTTGCCTAATGTTCCTAATGTAATTGCAAAGGAAGTTACGTTTACATTAGACGTCAGGCATCATCAAGAAGAAGTGCTAGATTATTTTTGTGAGAAAGTTTTTTCTTATTTTAAACAGAAAAGCATAGAAACAGGAATGGATGTTGAGTGGGAACAATGGATGGATGTCCAGGCTGTTGCAATGGATGATAAATTGACAAAACTAGCTTATAGGATTGTGGAAGAAATGGATATTCCAAACCGAAAAATGATTAGTGGAGCCGGGCACGATGCCCAAGTATTTGGAACATATTGCCCAACAGCCTTACTGTTTGTTCCGAGCGTAGGGGGAATAAGCCATTCACCCAAAGAACACACCGATCTGGAAGATTTAAAAAGAGGTATTCTTGTTCTTATTGAATTATTGCATCGATTAGCTTATTAA
- a CDS encoding cation diffusion facilitator family transporter, giving the protein MNKKYADLKLGERAAILSIFTYIILASVKLFIGNSTGSQALKADGWNNFTDIIASVAVLIGLRLSQKPADKDHPYGHWKAETVASLIASFIMMSVGLQVLFQAVSSFFSQTRQAPDLVAAYTAIACGAVMFCVYRINLRLGNKINSQAVKAAAKDNFSDSMVSFGTAIGIIGAQLKLTFLDPLAACIVGLLICKTAWSIFRETTHYLTDGFDVLLIDQYKKTILRTKGVKAVKEIKARNYGNSPVVDVVITVNQQLDITHAHDISSAVENALIDEFNALEVHVHIEPD; this is encoded by the coding sequence ATGAATAAAAAATATGCAGACTTAAAACTCGGAGAAAGAGCTGCGATATTAAGTATTTTTACATATATTATATTAGCTTCAGTGAAATTATTTATTGGGAACAGTACTGGTTCTCAAGCATTAAAAGCTGATGGATGGAATAATTTCACGGATATTATTGCTTCTGTTGCAGTATTAATTGGCTTGCGCCTTTCCCAAAAACCCGCTGATAAAGATCACCCTTATGGTCACTGGAAAGCCGAAACTGTCGCTTCACTAATTGCTTCATTTATTATGATGAGCGTTGGTTTGCAAGTTTTATTCCAAGCAGTTTCATCGTTCTTTAGCCAGACAAGGCAAGCACCTGATTTAGTTGCAGCATATACCGCGATTGCTTGTGGTGCTGTAATGTTTTGCGTTTATCGCATCAATTTACGTTTAGGCAATAAAATTAATAGCCAAGCAGTTAAAGCTGCTGCAAAGGATAACTTCTCAGATTCAATGGTTAGCTTTGGAACAGCAATAGGTATTATTGGAGCACAATTAAAATTAACCTTTTTAGATCCTCTTGCTGCCTGCATTGTTGGACTATTAATATGTAAAACAGCTTGGAGTATTTTTAGAGAAACAACCCACTATTTAACAGATGGGTTTGATGTTTTATTAATTGATCAATACAAAAAAACGATTTTGCGTACGAAAGGTGTAAAAGCCGTAAAAGAAATTAAAGCAAGAAACTACGGAAACAGCCCAGTTGTCGATGTCGTCATTACTGTTAACCAGCAGCTGGATATTACTCATGCTCATGATATTTCTTCCGCTGTCGAAAATGCTTTAATAGATGAATTTAATGCATTAGAGGTACATGTTCATATAGAGCCAGACTAA
- a CDS encoding nucleobase:cation symporter-2 family protein, producing the protein MAENKEKGLKIFSLGLQHVLAMYAGAILVPLLVGRALNLTTEQLAYLVAIDLLTCGIATLLQAWKNKYLGIGLPVVLGSSFVAVTPMISIGTNYGVTAIYGAIIITGLFMIICAPFFSKITKLFPPVVIGTVVTIIGLSLIPSGIKNMGGGATSEDFGSIENLILSFGVLLFILLLNRFTKGFMQSLSVLIGIIVGTVVAAFLGKVNLSPVKEASWFHFPELFYFGTPTFEIGPILTMLIVGLVIVIESTGVFFALSKITGTPLSEKDLTRGYRAEGVAITLGGLFNAFPYNTFAQNVGLVQLSKVKTVNVVVAAGGILVFLGLIPKVAAFATIIPTPILGGATVVMFGMVVASGIRMLSKVDFTNQANLLIMACSISIGLGATAVPTLFDQLPSALRIIVSDGIITGSIAAILLNLLFRVKTNKQSTSTTILPTQEVSETRTL; encoded by the coding sequence ATGGCTGAAAACAAAGAAAAGGGTTTGAAAATTTTTTCTTTAGGACTACAACATGTGCTTGCCATGTATGCAGGTGCTATACTCGTTCCGTTATTAGTCGGAAGAGCATTGAATTTAACAACTGAACAACTTGCTTATCTCGTTGCAATTGATTTATTAACATGCGGAATTGCCACATTGCTTCAAGCCTGGAAAAATAAATATTTAGGAATCGGATTACCCGTTGTTCTTGGTAGCTCCTTTGTTGCAGTTACACCAATGATTTCCATTGGAACAAACTATGGAGTAACTGCTATTTATGGAGCCATCATTATTACTGGACTTTTTATGATTATTTGCGCTCCGTTTTTCAGTAAAATCACGAAATTGTTCCCTCCTGTAGTAATTGGAACAGTCGTCACCATTATTGGTTTATCGCTCATTCCATCTGGCATTAAAAATATGGGAGGAGGAGCAACTAGTGAAGATTTTGGTTCGATTGAAAATCTAATTCTTTCATTCGGGGTTTTATTATTTATTTTATTACTAAACCGCTTCACAAAAGGATTTATGCAATCATTGTCTGTTTTAATCGGAATTATCGTTGGTACTGTTGTTGCTGCCTTTCTTGGAAAAGTTAATCTTTCCCCAGTAAAAGAGGCGAGTTGGTTCCATTTCCCTGAACTATTTTACTTTGGTACCCCTACCTTTGAGATTGGCCCAATCCTTACGATGTTAATTGTTGGTTTAGTCATTGTCATTGAATCAACTGGTGTTTTCTTTGCACTAAGTAAGATTACCGGAACACCTCTAAGCGAGAAGGATTTAACAAGAGGTTATCGTGCAGAAGGTGTAGCTATTACTTTAGGGGGATTATTTAATGCATTTCCGTATAACACCTTCGCACAAAACGTTGGTCTTGTACAGCTTTCCAAAGTAAAAACCGTCAATGTTGTTGTAGCTGCTGGAGGAATCCTAGTCTTCCTAGGACTTATTCCAAAAGTTGCTGCATTTGCTACCATTATACCGACGCCTATATTAGGGGGAGCAACGGTTGTTATGTTTGGGATGGTTGTTGCTTCTGGAATCAGAATGCTTAGTAAAGTAGATTTTACAAATCAAGCTAACTTATTGATCATGGCTTGCTCTATTTCCATCGGTTTAGGTGCAACTGCTGTTCCTACTTTATTTGATCAACTCCCTTCTGCACTTCGTATCATTGTAAGTGACGGAATTATTACTGGAAGCATTGCAGCTATTCTTTTAAATCTTCTTTTTAGAGTAAAAACAAATAAACAAAGCACTAGTACTACTATTCTTCCTACACAAGAAGTAAGCGAAACACGTACACTTTAA
- the proS gene encoding proline--tRNA ligase, producing MAKDFVKSITSMDEDFAQWYTDVVTKAELIDYSSVRGSMIIRPYGTAIWENIKEALDKRIKETGHENVYMPLFIPESLLQREKDHIEGFAPEVAWVTHGGDEELAERLCVRPTSEVLFAEHYKNIIHSYRDLPKLYNQWANVVRWEKTTRPFLRTLEFLWQEGHTCHETAEDADRETIQMLEVYAEICEKYLALPVIKGRKTEKEKFAGAKYTYTIESLMHDGKALQSGTSHNLGDGFAKSFGIQFSDREGNLQHVQQTSWGFTTRIIGAMIMVHGDDRGLVVPPMIAPTQVMIVPIAQHKEGVLDFAYDLQKKLSGAIRVGIDASDKKPGWKFNEYEMKGIPLRLEVGPKDIEKNQVVLVRRDTGEKQFVSMDGLEDTITQFLKDIQDNLLQKATDHREENTHVAVSFDEFKQWIAKEKPGFIKAMWCEDQACEDKIKEETSATSRCMPFEQEAIADTCVCCGKKASKLVYWAKAY from the coding sequence ATGGCAAAGGATTTTGTAAAAAGCATAACTAGCATGGACGAGGATTTTGCTCAATGGTATACAGATGTTGTAACAAAAGCAGAACTTATCGATTATTCAAGCGTAAGAGGTTCCATGATTATTCGCCCATATGGAACAGCAATCTGGGAGAATATTAAAGAGGCATTAGACAAACGCATTAAAGAAACAGGTCACGAAAATGTTTATATGCCACTTTTTATTCCAGAAAGCCTTTTACAAAGAGAAAAGGATCATATCGAAGGATTTGCACCAGAAGTAGCATGGGTTACTCATGGAGGAGACGAAGAATTAGCAGAAAGACTTTGTGTGCGTCCAACCTCTGAAGTGCTTTTTGCAGAGCATTATAAAAATATTATTCATTCCTATCGCGATCTTCCTAAGCTATATAATCAATGGGCAAATGTTGTACGCTGGGAAAAAACGACGCGTCCATTTTTACGTACATTAGAATTTTTATGGCAAGAAGGGCATACATGTCATGAAACGGCAGAAGATGCGGATAGAGAAACTATTCAAATGCTTGAGGTATATGCGGAAATTTGTGAGAAATACTTAGCGCTTCCTGTTATCAAAGGAAGAAAAACAGAAAAAGAAAAATTTGCAGGGGCAAAATATACGTATACAATTGAAAGTCTTATGCATGATGGAAAAGCATTGCAATCAGGAACTTCACATAATTTAGGCGATGGCTTTGCGAAATCCTTTGGTATTCAGTTCTCTGATAGAGAGGGGAATTTGCAGCATGTTCAACAAACATCTTGGGGCTTTACGACTCGAATTATTGGTGCCATGATAATGGTTCATGGAGATGACCGTGGCTTAGTTGTCCCACCAATGATTGCTCCAACCCAAGTAATGATTGTACCAATTGCTCAGCATAAAGAAGGGGTATTGGATTTTGCCTATGATTTACAGAAGAAATTAAGCGGTGCAATTCGAGTTGGCATTGATGCAAGTGATAAAAAGCCTGGTTGGAAATTTAATGAGTATGAAATGAAGGGAATTCCCTTGCGTCTAGAAGTAGGACCAAAGGATATCGAGAAAAATCAAGTTGTGCTCGTTCGTAGAGATACAGGAGAAAAACAATTTGTTTCAATGGATGGACTAGAAGATACAATTACCCAATTTTTAAAGGATATCCAAGACAATCTACTGCAGAAAGCTACAGATCATAGAGAAGAGAACACGCATGTTGCTGTATCGTTTGACGAATTTAAACAATGGATTGCCAAAGAAAAGCCAGGATTTATTAAAGCAATGTGGTGTGAAGATCAAGCCTGTGAAGACAAAATTAAGGAAGAGACAAGTGCAACGTCTAGATGCATGCCGTTTGAACAAGAAGCAATCGCAGATACTTGTGTTTGCTGTGGCAAGAAAGCAAGTAAATTAGTATATTGGGCAAAGGCATACTAA
- a CDS encoding pyridoxal-phosphate-dependent aminotransferase family protein — MTFSELNTPLRTIMTPGPVEVDPRVLRALSTPILGQFDPAFTAIMNDVMIMIQQVFQTKNQWAYPVDGTSRSGLEAVLASVIEPGDKVLIPIYGRFGHLLTEIAERYGADIHLLHCEWGEVFDPEIIISEMKKVNPKIVALVHGETSTGCMQPLEEVGKACREQDILFIVDAVATIGGADVQTDNWCIDAVIGGNQKCLSVPSGNAPITYNDRVEKVLNARKKVERGIATDSELTEKKVHAPIRSNYLDLAQLQDYWSPRRLNHHTEATSMLYALHEGLRIVLEEGMENRFARHQYHEQALIEGIKGMGLELFGDKRWKLPTVTCIKVPEGIDAESVRSMMLQQFGVEIASSFGPLHGKIWRIGTMGYSCRKENVLFVLASLEACLIRHGVKLPSGQALQATLDFYSRDSK, encoded by the coding sequence ATGACCTTTTCAGAATTAAACACTCCATTAAGAACAATAATGACACCTGGTCCAGTGGAAGTGGATCCAAGAGTATTAAGAGCCTTGAGCACACCGATTTTAGGGCAATTTGATCCCGCGTTTACGGCAATTATGAATGATGTAATGATAATGATACAGCAAGTTTTTCAAACGAAAAATCAGTGGGCATATCCGGTAGATGGAACATCAAGATCTGGACTTGAAGCTGTATTGGCTAGTGTGATTGAGCCAGGTGATAAGGTATTAATCCCGATTTACGGAAGATTTGGACATTTATTAACGGAAATAGCTGAAAGATATGGCGCAGATATTCATTTACTTCATTGTGAATGGGGAGAAGTTTTCGATCCAGAAATAATCATTTCAGAAATGAAAAAAGTGAACCCTAAAATAGTAGCCCTTGTTCATGGAGAAACATCAACGGGATGTATGCAACCGTTAGAAGAGGTTGGGAAAGCATGTCGTGAACAAGATATTCTATTTATTGTTGACGCAGTGGCAACCATTGGAGGGGCAGATGTTCAAACAGATAATTGGTGCATAGATGCAGTGATAGGTGGAAATCAAAAATGCTTATCTGTGCCATCAGGCAATGCCCCAATTACTTATAATGACCGTGTAGAAAAAGTATTAAATGCACGGAAAAAGGTAGAAAGAGGGATAGCGACAGACAGTGAATTAACAGAGAAAAAAGTACATGCGCCAATTCGCTCCAACTATTTAGACTTAGCGCAATTACAGGATTATTGGAGTCCAAGAAGATTAAATCATCACACAGAAGCAACTTCCATGCTATACGCACTTCACGAAGGATTAAGAATTGTATTAGAGGAAGGCATGGAAAATAGGTTTGCACGTCATCAATACCATGAACAAGCATTAATCGAAGGAATAAAAGGAATGGGGCTAGAATTATTTGGCGATAAAAGATGGAAATTGCCGACCGTTACATGTATTAAAGTACCTGAAGGAATCGATGCAGAGTCTGTTCGAAGCATGATGCTCCAGCAATTTGGTGTGGAAATCGCAAGCTCTTTTGGTCCTTTGCACGGAAAAATATGGAGGATCGGAACAATGGGCTATAGCTGTCGAAAAGAAAATGTCTTATTCGTACTTGCTAGTTTAGAAGCATGCCTGATTAGACATGGAGTAAAACTTCCGTCAGGTCAAGCACTTCAAGCGACATTAGACTTTTATTCAAGAGACTCAAAATAA
- a CDS encoding PucR family transcriptional regulator: MKLTEILQKPVFDTVEVIAGHTGLNKEIKNITMMDAPDIVEYLHPNDLLVTTAYHLKDKPDILLSLIKSMQEKGCTALGIKAKRFLGHIPHEAIQFANEKGFPLLEIPLETSLGEIVNGSLNYMLSQRTAELTTAFETHRKFTQHILKGKGIKRLVDDLSQMINKRIILLDAHFQMHTSSHTRNSIENYFSSLHAKGYEILLPSSPYSCFSSRNTEEVFTIFPIYTHMRKPAFLVVLGEIPVEDKSLLLTIEQATNVLSFELMRENTVKQYSRRARNDFFAHFVEGKFTFAEEIESRAREFSLKKEQASITIIGKMDNSDQYISFTQHSVEVDYIYEYLETEIKKAPFASQLFMKDDHCIIIMEVAHSTYDLDHSILPYLQNIQDYIGNTFKRSMSFGISNVFQRLLNIPNAYKEALSALHIGQLSGNIPFIQIHRPKDVFEMLRIIPTKDLQEFYDYIFQSFTSNQQQEEEQILLNTLSVYLETHCQISETAKRLYVHRNTVIYRLEKCEELLGKSLKDPETTFHLRFAFRIKSILKTNEGKKQTQR, encoded by the coding sequence ATGAAACTAACAGAGATACTACAGAAACCGGTTTTTGATACTGTTGAAGTCATTGCAGGTCACACTGGCTTAAATAAGGAGATAAAGAATATTACGATGATGGATGCACCTGATATCGTGGAATATTTACATCCGAACGATTTATTAGTCACTACCGCCTACCATCTAAAAGATAAACCTGATATTTTGCTTTCTTTAATAAAAAGTATGCAAGAAAAAGGTTGCACTGCTCTTGGAATTAAGGCAAAAAGATTCTTAGGACATATTCCACACGAAGCCATACAATTTGCAAATGAAAAAGGATTTCCACTTTTAGAAATACCATTAGAAACGTCACTTGGTGAAATTGTTAATGGCTCTTTGAATTACATGCTGAGTCAGAGGACAGCAGAATTAACTACTGCATTTGAAACACACCGGAAATTCACACAGCATATATTAAAGGGAAAAGGCATAAAAAGGCTTGTCGACGACTTATCGCAAATGATTAACAAACGAATTATTTTACTTGATGCACATTTCCAAATGCACACCTCTTCTCATACTAGAAATTCAATTGAAAACTATTTTAGCTCCCTTCATGCAAAAGGATATGAAATTTTATTACCAAGCTCGCCCTATTCTTGTTTTTCTAGTAGAAATACAGAAGAGGTTTTTACTATTTTTCCAATCTATACTCATATGAGAAAACCAGCATTTCTCGTTGTACTTGGAGAAATTCCGGTTGAAGATAAAAGTTTACTGCTTACCATTGAACAAGCTACCAACGTTTTATCGTTTGAGCTAATGAGAGAAAATACAGTGAAGCAATATTCACGAAGGGCAAGAAATGATTTCTTCGCTCATTTTGTGGAAGGGAAATTTACCTTTGCTGAGGAGATTGAAAGTAGAGCAAGAGAATTTTCTTTAAAAAAGGAACAAGCTTCGATTACGATTATTGGCAAAATGGATAACAGTGATCAATACATATCCTTTACACAGCATTCTGTTGAAGTAGATTATATATATGAGTATTTGGAAACGGAAATAAAAAAGGCGCCTTTTGCCTCCCAGCTTTTTATGAAAGACGATCATTGCATTATTATTATGGAAGTCGCCCATTCAACCTATGATTTAGACCATTCGATTCTTCCATATTTGCAAAATATTCAAGATTATATTGGGAATACCTTTAAACGGTCTATGTCCTTTGGTATTAGCAATGTTTTTCAGCGCTTATTAAATATACCTAATGCCTATAAAGAAGCTCTTAGTGCATTACATATTGGACAGCTTTCTGGAAATATTCCCTTTATCCAAATTCACCGGCCAAAAGATGTCTTTGAGATGTTAAGAATTATTCCAACAAAGGACCTTCAGGAATTTTACGATTATATCTTTCAATCATTTACAAGCAATCAACAACAGGAAGAGGAACAAATATTACTCAACACATTATCCGTATACTTAGAAACCCATTGCCAAATTTCTGAAACAGCAAAACGTCTTTACGTGCATCGCAACACAGTCATCTATCGTTTAGAAAAATGTGAAGAACTTTTAGGAAAAAGCCTTAAAGATCCAGAAACTACCTTCCATCTTCGGTTTGCTTTCCGGATAAAATCGATTTTAAAAACAAATGAAGGAAAAAAACAAACGCAAAGATAA
- the rpiA gene encoding ribose-5-phosphate isomerase RpiA produces the protein MDRQDQKALVGEAAAIQYVKNGMTVGLGTGSTAFYVIKKMGEMIKAGMELKGVATSKATEKLASEYGIQLIDINEVEELDIAIDGADEIDANFFAIKGGGGALLREKIIASAAKTFIVVADGSKKVQSLGQFPLPVEVVPFGYKQTERAIEKLGCKTEIRMKHEEIYLTDNGNYIVDCTFPSIENPSQLHQSLNNIVGVVENGLFINMVDVLISVNKQNEISVAIAKK, from the coding sequence ATGGATAGACAGGATCAAAAAGCATTAGTAGGAGAAGCTGCCGCGATTCAATATGTAAAAAATGGAATGACGGTTGGGCTAGGGACAGGATCTACAGCATTTTATGTGATAAAAAAAATGGGCGAAATGATTAAGGCAGGAATGGAATTAAAAGGGGTTGCGACGTCAAAGGCTACAGAAAAATTGGCGAGTGAATATGGAATTCAACTAATTGATATAAATGAAGTAGAAGAATTAGATATTGCAATTGATGGTGCAGATGAAATTGATGCAAATTTCTTTGCCATAAAAGGAGGAGGCGGAGCATTATTGCGAGAAAAAATAATCGCTAGTGCTGCCAAAACCTTTATTGTTGTTGCAGATGGAAGTAAGAAAGTTCAATCTTTAGGGCAATTTCCTTTACCTGTAGAAGTAGTTCCGTTTGGATATAAACAAACAGAGAGAGCTATTGAAAAATTAGGTTGTAAAACAGAAATACGGATGAAACATGAAGAGATTTATCTAACGGACAATGGCAATTATATTGTTGATTGTACTTTTCCTAGTATCGAAAACCCCAGTCAATTACATCAATCATTGAATAACATAGTCGGAGTAGTGGAAAATGGCCTTTTTATTAATATGGTTGATGTATTAATCTCTGTTAATAAGCAAAATGAAATTAGTGTTGCTATAGCGAAGAAGTGA
- a CDS encoding DUF421 domain-containing protein, protein MFTVVLRALLFVIVLFITTKLLGKKHISQLSLFEYIAGITLGDIAGEVILNSSLSVMHGILGIFVFAIISYLADVISLKSKTLRNVIEGTGTVLVEDGKLLEENLKKEHYTIDDFSTLLRQKDVFSLSEIEYAVLEPKGMLSVLLKKENRPITPKDLNIKVPSEKAPQTIIMDGNIVYESLTKAGKTPAWLHMELEKLGVTLDNVFLGQVDSYGELTIDIFDDKIKLAEAQERPLLLATIKKVQADLEMYSLQTGNKDAKIMYGKNADKMEQVKNTVKMYLGENF, encoded by the coding sequence ATGTTTACAGTAGTTTTACGAGCGTTGCTTTTTGTTATTGTTTTATTTATTACTACAAAGCTATTAGGAAAAAAGCATATTTCTCAGCTATCACTTTTTGAATACATAGCAGGTATTACGTTGGGGGATATTGCCGGAGAGGTAATTCTAAACTCCAGTCTTAGTGTTATGCATGGAATACTTGGGATATTCGTCTTTGCAATCATCTCGTATTTAGCTGATGTAATTTCCTTAAAAAGTAAGACATTACGTAATGTAATAGAAGGTACTGGAACGGTATTGGTGGAAGATGGAAAGCTCCTTGAAGAAAATTTGAAGAAGGAGCATTATACGATTGACGATTTTTCTACACTTTTACGACAAAAAGATGTTTTTAGCTTGTCCGAAATTGAATATGCTGTTCTTGAACCAAAGGGAATGCTCAGTGTTTTATTGAAGAAGGAAAATAGACCAATCACTCCGAAAGACCTAAATATAAAAGTGCCAAGTGAAAAAGCGCCTCAAACGATCATTATGGATGGCAATATCGTTTATGAGTCTTTAACAAAAGCGGGAAAAACACCAGCTTGGTTGCATATGGAATTAGAGAAATTAGGTGTAACACTAGATAATGTATTTCTAGGACAAGTTGATTCCTATGGTGAACTTACAATTGATATTTTTGATGATAAAATCAAGCTGGCAGAAGCACAGGAAAGACCACTACTGCTTGCGACAATAAAAAAAGTTCAAGCAGATTTGGAAATGTATTCGCTACAAACAGGCAATAAAGATGCGAAAATAATGTATGGAAAAAATGCGGATAAAATGGAGCAAGTAAAAAATACAGTGAAAATGTACTTAGGAGAAAATTTCTAA
- a CDS encoding DUF1657 domain-containing protein: MTVASNVKQTLASLKGIESQLSAFALHSMEEEAQKAFHEAMVLVGEIKNDIQLRVYQLEREEKQ, from the coding sequence ATGACTGTTGCATCAAATGTAAAGCAAACTTTAGCGAGTTTAAAAGGTATTGAATCCCAGCTATCTGCCTTTGCTCTTCATTCCATGGAGGAAGAAGCTCAAAAGGCTTTTCACGAAGCAATGGTATTAGTTGGTGAGATTAAAAATGATATTCAGCTAAGGGTTTATCAATTAGAGCGAGAGGAAAAGCAATAA